In Desulfosudis oleivorans Hxd3, the DNA window GACTTCATGATCCGCCGCATCCTGGAGGCCGGCCGCTTTGCCCCGTCCGCCGGCAACGCCCAGCCATGGAAATTCATCGTTGTCAAAAACGCCGACATCCTCGCTGCAATGGAAAAGGACGCCGTCCGAATCACGAAACTGCTGATGTGGTTTCTCGACTACAACCGCACACCGTTGCGGCACCTGCTTTTAAAACCCTGGGTCAAACTGATCATTCGCGCCAACCATAACGAGCTGCACCCGGTGCCCATGGGCCTGATGCGTTCCATTGCCAACGGCGAATGCCCGGTATTTCACCATGCCCCCACCCTGATCCTGCTGCTGGAGGACCGGCGGGGGGTCTCCTGCCCGCCCACGGATATCGGCATCTGCGGCCAGAACATGGTGCTGGCGGCCCACAGCATGGGTGCCGGCACCTGCTGGATCGGTCTGATCAAGCTGCTGATGTATCTTCCCAAATGGAAAAAATTCTTCGGCGTGACGTACCCCTACCGGCTTAACGACTGCATTGCCGTGGGGTGGCCCAAAGTCCAGGCCGACGGCCATGTTCCCAGGGAAAAGCAGGTGGTGCGGTGGTTTGTCGACGGCATGAATATGCCGCCCAGAATTGAAGAACAGGGGGAGTGACATGACGACACAACCCGGCGTAAAACCCTGGACAAAAATTCCCGACTATTTTGATGCCGCGGAAATGACCACCGGCATTCTTGCCTTTAATGAAGAAACCTGCAGGCGGTGCGGCATCTGCTCTTTTATCTGCCCGGCCCGGTCCATCAAAAGCGACCGGGGGCCCATGAAATGGAAGGAAGGCATGCCGTGGCTGGCCACGGTGGCGCCCGATGTTACCAACTGCATTGCCTGCGGCTGCTGCCTGGCCGCCTGTCCGGAGGGGGCCATCACCATCGAACGGTGGTTTAATCCCGGATACTTTTATCAGCGACTCTCCCAGACCAGCGACCTGGTCTATCCCAAGTGCTACCTTTCGACAGACCCCGCGCCGGCGGACACGTGGCCCGCGCCGGACCCGGACATGCTTTCTCCCCGGTACGGTTCCCGGGAAAAGTGGGGCATGCGGGCCAACCGTCTCCGTATGACCGGCAACGTGATTTTGGGCGGTTCCCGGTTTTTTTTAAACGAGGCCCTTCGCGGCCGGCTGTTTTCGACGGTAAACGGCTTTTTATCCAAAACCCCGTCTGACATCTCCTGGACTGACCTGCTGGAGGAAAACGCCCGCCGGGTGCCGGACAAACCCTTTCTGGTGTATCAAAACGAGTCGTACACCTACCGCCAGGTCGATGAACAGGCCAACCGGATGGCCCGGTTTCTTCTTGCTTTGGGCGGTGGCCAGGGGTCCGGCGTGGGCATTCTGATGCGCAATTCCCCCCGGTTTCTGGATATTTTTTTCGGCGCCCAGAAGATCGGCATGTACGTGGTGCCCATCAACCCGGAGCTCAAGGGTGACGGCCTTGCCTACATCATCAACCACAGTGACATCGACCTGCTGGTGGCCGACGCCGAACTGGCAGACGCGGTCCGGTCGGTTGCGGACCGTTTTGAACAGCGCAAAAAAATCATTGTCAACGACATCGAAGCCGAGGCCCGGGGAATGGCCGTTCCCGAAACCATGGACCGGCTGAGCCGGGCCTATGCCGATTTTTCGCCCCAACACCCGGGCACCGGTTATCGGCCGGAAGACATCTGCATGATCATGTACACCTCCGGCACCACCGGTCCGCCCAAGGGGGTTGTGTATCGCTACAACAAAACCTCGGTCCGGCTGATGTGCCTGGCGGCTCACCTGATGCTCAGGCCGAGCGACACCTACTATACGCCCTATGCCCTTTGCCACGGCAACGCGCTGCTGGCCACCACCACCATGACCATGGGGGTTCGGGCCACCATGGCCCTGGCAAGAAAATTTTCCGCCAGCCGCTTCTGGGAGGATGTGCGCCGGCACCGGGCCACGGTATTCAACACCATCGGCTCGATCATTCCCATTCTCATGAAACAGCCGGAAAAGCCCGATGATGCCGACAATCATGTCCGGTTTGTCACCTCCTCCGGGTGTCCGCCGGAGATGTGGGGGCCGTTTGAAAAACGGTTCGGGGTCAAGCTTTACGAGGCCTACGGCGCCATTGACGGCGGCGGCAAAGGCATCTTCAACTTCGGCACGGCACCGGCCGGCTCCCTGGGCCGGATTCCCCGGGTGGTAAACTACCGGCTGGTGGACGACAGGGGCCGGGACGTGCCTGTCGGTGTGCCGGGTGAACTGCTCTTTGAGGCAAAAAAGACATCCGGCCGGGTGGAGTATTACAAAAACCCGGCAGCCAGCCGGAAAAAATCCGGTGACGGGTGGCTGCATACCGGGGACCTGGTAAAACAGGACATCAACGGGTTTCTTTATTTTGTGGGCCGCAACACCGAATCCATGCGAAAGGGAGGGGAAAACGTCTCCGCCTATGAAGTGGAGCAGGTGATCATGGACCATCCGGCCGTTGAGGAAGCGGCGGTCTATGCCGTGCCCTCGGACCTGGCCGAAGACGACATTCTGGCCGCTGTCCGCCTGGTGGCAACCAAAACCCTGACCCCTGAAGACCTGATCGCCTTTCTTTCCGACAGGCTGGCCCGGTTTGCCGTTCCCCGGTATATCCGGTTTATGGATGAATTTCCCAAGACCAGCTCCCACCGGATCATCAAGGGCGTGCTGGAAAAAGAGGGCATCACGGACGACACGTTTGACGCGCAACAGGCATAGCCGGCCTTTTTTGCGGCATGCCGTTCCTGCAACGGGAGGCTTCATGATATCACGCGGGGAAAAAGTTTTTCGGCTCGGCCAGAGACCTGCCTTTGACGACATGCTTATCGGCCTGAGCGCGGCGCCCAAAATTCCGGCCGGCCTGGTCCGGGAAACGCGGGAGGTGGTGGCCCTGGCCCGAAAGTTCAACGACGAAGTGGTCCGGCCCTATACCGCGGAGCTGGACCTGAAGATGCACGCCGACCCGAACTTTATTCCCTACGAATTTGTCTCTAAGGCCAATGAATGGGGATTTTACACGATGTGGATTCCCCGCATCTTTGGCGGCAGGGGATACAACATGCCCAGCATGTCGGTCTTTGTGGAGGAGATCGGCTCGGCCTGCCTGGCCATGGCCAACCTCATCGGCGTGCACTACCTGGGGGTGGCCACGCTCTGCGCCGCCTGGAACGCGGCCATGATCAACCGGCTCTGCCGGGACGTGGCCGCCGGTGAAAAAAACGGGGTTCCCTGCCTGATCTCCCTGGCCATCACCGAGCCCGGGGCGGGCACCGACGTGGAGGAGGTGGACCTGGTGGACCGGGCCAACCTCTCCTGCCTGGCCCGGCGGGTGGAGGGCGGATACATGGTCAACGGCACCAAGATATTTATTTCCAACGGCCATATCTCCACCTGGCACATGCTCATCACCTACACCGACCTGGAAAAGCCGTCTGAAAACACGGTGATGCTGGCCGTCAAAACCGGAGACAAGGGGTTTTCCTTTGGCCGCATGGAACACAAGCTGGGGCAGAAAGGGTGCCCGGCCAGCGAACTGGTTTTCAAGGACTGCTTTATTCCCGATGACCGGGTCTGCTTCGGCTGGGACCTGGCCGGCCCACGGCCGAGGCGGGACCGAAGGGCCGCCACCATGCAAGTCATTGATTTCGTGGTGTCCGCCACCCGGGCCGGTGTGGGGGCCTTTGCCACGGGTGGCGCCCGGGGGGCCTTTGAAACGGCCCTGGCCTTTGCCGCTGAAACCGAGGTCAACGGTAGCCTGCTGATCAACCACGAGTGGGCCCAGTGCATGCTGGCCGAAATGTATAAAAACGTGGTGGTGTCCCGGCTGACCTACGTGGAGGCCAACCACGCCAACGGACGGTACGGCTTTTACCGGCTGATGCAGCAGAAAATCATGTTTTACTACTTAAAATACGTGCCGGCCTTTATTGTCGAAAAAATCATATCCCCGCTTCTGGAAACACCAGGGGCGACCTGGCTGCTGCGAAAGGTGATGGCCGACGGCCAGACCGACGAGGAGCTTGAGCGCTGCTCGGGCATGGCCTCGCTTTCCAAGTTTGCCGCCTCGGACGCAGGCATACGGAACTGCCACCTGGCCCTGGAGATGATGGGCCAGGCCGGGCTGCGGCACGACCGGCGGGCTGAAAAAATCCTGCGCGACGCCAAGCTCTTGCAGATTTACGAGGGCACCAACCAGCTCAACCGGCTCAACCTGTTTAAAAACCTCATCGGCCGGGATTATCCCCAGGCAACGGTGTTCGACGAGTAGGGCCTTTGTCTCTCTTCCTGGCGGCCCGTTCCGGTCAGGGCCGGACCAGCATCATGTTATCAATCAGCCGGCAGGTGCCCACGCGCACGGCCAGGGCCATGAGGGCCGGCCGGTCGAGACTGTCCATGTCGTCCAGGGTGTCCGGATCACAGATGGCCACATAATCAATGGCGGTGTCGGAAAAACCTGCTATCAGGTTCCGGGCCGCTTCGATGATGGCGGCCGCCCCTGTTTCACCGGCGGCAACCATCTGCCGGGCCAGAACCAGGGACTTATAAAGGGAAAGGGCCGCCGGCCGCTGTTCCGGTTTAAGATAGGTGTTGCGGGAACTCATGGCAAGGCCGTCGGGTTCCCGCACAATAGGAGCGCCCATAATCTTTATGTCAAAGTTCATGTCCCGGGCCATGCGCCGGATCACGGCCAGCTGCTGAAAATCCTTTTCCCCGAAGATGGCCACATGGGGTTTGACGATATTAAACAGCTTGGCCACGACCGTGGCCACCCCCCGAAAATGGGCGGGCCGGAATATACCGCACAGGTGGTTGGGAAGGGACTCCAGCGACACATAGGTCTCATACCCCGGCTCGTAAAGACCGGTTGCTTCCGGCGCGAAAAGAACGTCCACGCCCTGGTTTTCCGCGGCCTGGGCGTCTTTCTCAAAGCTTTTTGGATAGGACGCAAAATCCTCGCCCGCGGCAAACTGGGTGGGGTTGACAAAAATGCTGAGCACCAGATGGTCCCCGTGGGCCTTGCCGGTTTCAAGCAGGGACAGATGTCCCTCATGAAGAAAGCCCATGGTGGGAACAAAGGCGATGGTTTTGCCCTGCCTGCGCATGCGGTCTGAATGGGCCTGCATGTCGGCGGCTGTTCGAAGAATGTCGATGGCGGCCTCCTCGGATAATAAATGGTTCGTGTTGCGACGCCATTATAAAGCCATGGCCTGCGGCTGTCAAAGCAAGTGGTGTACCGGGTTTTGTGTTTGACTTTTGACGGGAAAAAGAATAGAAAAACAGTGTTACGGTCCGCACAGGCAGCGGTCGGCCAGCCGCTGAACCGGACACAACACCGGCGGGCTTTTCGAAAACCCTCTGTTTGTATCATATCCTCAAGCCGTTTATGAAAAACCACACATCAATGGAGCCAATATCATGAAACAGCGTCTGTCCCGATGGATGATCACTATTTTCTGCTGCCTCTGGGCAACCGGTGTCCATGCCCTTGTGGGCGATATTCAGCTGCTCAACCGCTGGCCCATGGCCGGCCCCAATTCGATTGCCATTGCCGATATCGACGGCACCGACTATGTCTTTGTCGGGGACGGAGAGGTGGTTTCCGTGTATGACACCACTCCGGCCCTGCTTTCCCGGTTTGACGTCGCCCTTTCCGGAGCGGCGGACCTGGATAAACCCGGCGAGGTGGCAGGCACCGAAGGTATTTACGGAATTTTTTACGCGGAGAACCACCTGTATGTAGCCTGCGGCAACGAGGGGTTGCAAATCTTTGACGTGACGGACCCGCTGAATGTTGGAACACCCACGGGTGTGTATATTCCCCGGGAAACTCTGGGCCGGGCAAAGGTTTCGGATGTGACGGTACTGGACGGATACGCCTACCTGACCTATTTTCTGCTGACCTCCGAAGGGTACGACAGTGGCATTCAGGTGATTGATGTAACAAATCCCGCGAATCCTGTGCTGAAAGGTGAAAGCGAGCTGCCCGACACCTTTGCCGATCTGAAACGGGCTCAAGGCCTTCATGTAACAGACATTGACGGAACCCTTTATGCGTTTGTGGCTGACCTTTATAACGGTCTGGCGATTTTTGATGTAAACGTGCCTGCCGATCCACACGCAGAGGCCTCTTGCTATTTTACCTATGCCTATGACGTGACCGTTGCCGAAATTCCGGCCGACAGCGGCAATTATTATGCGTATGTGGCCGATGATTTTGCCGGATTGCGTATCATCTCCTTTGATCCGGACGAGTTTACCAATGAAGTGGACATCCTGTACGGTGCGGAAGGAAATGTCATTCCCACCTGCCAGTATGCCGGCGGCTCTTCCAAGGCCCTGTCCGTGACGGTTGATCCGGCAAATGAGCTGGTATTTGTCGGAGACCAGTATTATGGACTGCTGGCGATTGATGTGTCGGACGTTGCTAAGATCAACACCCTTCCGGGAGATGTGGACCTGACAGGCTATGTAACCAACTATGCCACGGATATGACCAGTGCCTACAGCGTGTGCGCGGAGACCGGTGGTCCCACGGTTGTTTATGTGGCAGACGCCATCAAGGGATTTCAGCGGGCTTCTCTGGTGGATCCCATGGACGAAACAACCTGGGAGATAACAGGCGTGGAAAACACCAATACCCCCGCAGATGCCGACGCCCTGTTTATTGACGAGAACACCAATTATATTTATGTCGTGGACGATGATGCCACCAATGCGGGACACGATGAGGGGCTTAGAATATTTTATGCTATTGTTTCAGAAGAATATTTAACCTTTTTGCTTAAAGGAAAGCTGCCCACCGATGGTGAGGCAAAGGATGTCTATGTACACGACGGGTACGTTTATGTGGCCGACGGCTCCAAGGGGCTGAAGATCATTGATCCGGGGCTGCCGGAAGATGGAGACGACGCGGATGAGGATGGCGACAACCAGTTTGTGGCCCAGCCGGAACTTACGGGAAGCTGCGTGGTGGCCGGCGGTACCGGGGATGCCATGGATGTTGTGGTGTCCGGCACTTTTGCCTATGTGGCGGCCGGGGCCGGCGGGCTGAGTATCATCAACGTGGTCAACAAAACCGCGCCTCAAGAAAAAGGGGTACTGGGCGGCGCCCATATTTCAGACGCCCGGGCCGTATGGGTCAAGGATGTGGATGGCAATGGTACCGATGACTATGCCTATGTGGCCGACGGGGGTAACGGTTTAAAAATAGTCGACATTTCCGACAAAACCAACCCCGCGCTTGTCAAAACCGTTGCGCTTGAGGGAACGGCCCAGAGCGTTTTTGAACTCAGAGGCCGGGCGTATGTGGCGGGCGGGGATGCGGGGTTTCACGTAGTTTTTGTGTCAGATCTGGAAAACGCCCGGCTGGTCAGCGGGTATAACGCCGCCCCCTTTGAGGATGTAAAAGATGTGTTTGCCGCCATTTCCAATGAAAGCCCGGCCGTGGACCTGCTCTGGGTGGCCACCGGAAAAACCGGTATGGGCTTTTTTACCTATCCGCCCGACGTGCCCCCTCAACTGGTGGTTCATTTCGATACCTTTGGTGACGCAAAGGCAGTCTCTGTGTTTGGTGACTTTGCTTTCCTTGCCGACGGTGCGGGCGGGCTTCTGGCCACAACCGTGTCCACGGCCAGCGGAGGAGCCACAGATGAAGGGTGGGACTGGCTGGCCGGGATCGTTCCCGTCGATATTCATTCAACCACCTATGGGGGATCTTCGGGATGTGCTGTGGACACAGTGCGGCCCGCCGCCACAGGGCTGTGGCAGTCTTTAAAAAAGCTTTTTCATAAAGGGTCGGCCTTTTGACAGGCCGGGCCTTTTTCTGATAGAAGTGAATCTGTTTAAGGAAAACAGGGCTGACTGAAGGCGTACTGTTGTACGCCGCACAAGGAAGCCCGCAGCTTGACGCAGAGATTGCGGAAAAAGGCCATTTATGGATGGAAACCCGTTAACATCATAACTCATGGGGCGAATATGGCAGGCGTAAACAAGGCGATTATCGTTGGAAGACTGGGAAGAGACCCGGAATTGCGCTACACACAGGACGGACGGGCCGTGGCCAGTTTCAGCGTGGCCACATCCGAAGAGTGGAAAGACAAGGATTCCGGCGACAAAAAAGAACGCACCGAGTGGCACCGGGTCGTGGCCTTCGGCCGGCTCGGTGAGATCTGCGGCGAATACCTGGCCAAGGGCCGGCTGGTCTATGTGGATGGACGGCTTCAGACCCGGTCCTGGGAAAAGGACGGGGTCACGCGCTATACCACGGAGATCGTGGCTGCCAACATGCAGATTCTCGAACCCAAGGGCAGCGGCGGCTCCGGTGGCGGCGGCTCCATGGGCGAGCCGGTTGCCGATGATGCGGGCATTCCCGACGACATCCCCTTCTAACAACAGATGCCGGGTCAGCAAGGCGGTCGGTGAAGATAAAAATCGCCGGAGCGTATCGGGCCTGATGATACGCTCCGGCGAGACGCGGTGGTGGAGGGGGAAACGGAGCGCCGGGGCGACACACATGCCGCACCCGGTGCGGTGATACGAGCCGGTGCCCGCGAATCAGGACTTCTTGTCTTCGATCTTTTCCTTGTCGCTGTCGTTCTCTTCGACCTCGGCCGTGGCTTTTTTAAAGTTTTTAATGCTCTTGCCGATGCCCGCGCCGATGTCGGGCAGCTTGCCTGCGCCGAAGATGATCAGCACGATCACAAGAATGATAATCAGTTCCGGCATGCCGATGCCAAACATGGTGGACCTCCCTTTTTCGCCTGCGCGATGAATTAAACAACCGGTGCCAGCGTGGTTTTAAATATCACGGCACCCGGATGAAAGTCAAACATTCGTTGCGCACAGGGCCTTGACAGGGCCGGAACTCGCAGCCCCATATATGTAAGGACAGCCGTTTATGAAAGCATCGTTTTATCCGGACCGGCGGGCCGCCCTGATCGGCAGCCTGCCCATGACCGACCATGCAGCAGCCACGCAACTGGTGTTCGAACACGCGCCCGATATTCCGCTGTGGGTGCAGTTGCCGGCCTACCCGGCCGAGGGCATGCTGGCCCAGTTTCTGCCCGGGTTTCCCGGTGTGAGCGAACAGAACGGCAAGCTGTTTATCAACACCCAGGACCCTGCCTTTCATGACGACGTGCTGGGCTTTTATGAGGCTTACCTGGCAGCGGAGCAGGACCCGTCCGTGCTTGATGGTTCCGTTTTCGCCTTAGACACCACGGTGGCCGCCGGGTTTTTCGAGTTTTTAAACCAGGCCGGGCCTGTTGCCGACCGGCTGTTTGCCGTCAAGGGCCAGATCACCGGACCCTTTACCTTTGCCACGGGCGTGACAGACGACCAGGGCCGTGCCCTGTTTTACGACGACCAGCTTCGGGACGTGGCGGTCAAGCTGATCGCGGCCAAGGCCCGGTGGCAGGCCCGCCGCCTGGCCGCCCTGGGCCGGCCGGTGATCATTTTTTTTGACGAGCCGGCCCTGACCGCATTCGGCTCTTCGGCGTATATCAGTATCTCCCGGGCCGATGTAACGGCCTGCTTTGAGGAGGTGTTTGCCGCGGTGCATGCCGAAGGTGCCTTGGCCGGGGTCCATGTGTGCGCCAATGCCGAGTGGGACCTGATTTTGGATTCTTCGGCCGATATCGTCAGCTTTGACAGTTATTCCTTTTTTGACAAGTTTGTGCTCTACGCGGACCACATCCGGCGGTTTATCGACCGGGAAGGACTTCTGGCCTGGGGCATTGTGCCCACCGGCGACAAAGAGGCGATTGGCAAAGAGACCGTGGCGTCCCTGGTCGCACTCTGGCATGAACAGGTCGCCCGGGTTGAAAAGCTGGGCATCGACAGGACAACCATTGAGCGGCTCTCGCTGATCACGCCGAGCTGCGGCACCGGGTCTCTTGACATGGACTCGGCCCTGCGTGTGCTGGAATTGAATGCCGGGGTGTCGAAAGCGCTGCGGGCCGGGCAATGAAAAATCGTTTATTTGCGGCATGAAGGCATATCGGCAGATTGTTTTCGATACCGATACCGATACCGATTTGGATAAAAAATGTGTACCGGCCTGAATGCGTTTCAAGCCGGTTTTAATACAATATTATACGAGGTGATACATGAGTGAAACCGGACAGTTTACCGGCGCCAGCCGGTATGTGTTGGACAGCGAACTGGCCCAGATCGTCAATGTCTCCATGGCCCTGGAAATGCCCCTGCTGTTAAAGGGCGAGCCGGGCACGGGCAAAACCATGCTGGCTTACGCCATTGCCGAAAGCCTGGGCATGCCCCTGATCGTGCTCAACGTGAAGTCCAGCATGAAGCTGGTGGAGGCCCTGTACCAGTACGACACCCTCACCCGGCTCAACGACGCCCGGTTCGGGGACTCCAACCGGAACGTGAGCGACATCGAGGACTACATTAAAATGGGCAAGATCGGCCAGGCTTTTACCGCCGATACCCGCACCGTGCTGCTCATCGATGAGATCGACAAGGCAGACACCGATTTTCAGGACGACATGCTTGATGTGCTGGACCAGATGACCTTTGACATCGTGGAGATCGACAAAACCATTCGGGCCAAAACCCGGCCGGTGATCATCATCACCTCCAACGCGAAAAAAGACCTGTCCGACCCGTTCCTGGGCCGGTGCAACTTTCATCACATCGCCTTTCCCGATCCCAAGATGATGCGAAAGATCCTTCAGGTCCACTTTTCGGACATTGATGACCTGCTGCTGGACAACACAGTGGATGTGTTTTACCGGCTGCGCCAGCTGGAGAGTATTGAAAAGAAACCGGCCACCCGGGAGCTGATCAACTGGATTCGGGCCTTGCGGGCCGACCGGGACTTTAACCCCAAGAAACTGGCCAAGGGCGAAATTCCCTTTCTGGGCGTGCTGTTTAAAAAAAGCCGCGACTATGAGCAGGCCTTTTCCGCGGTGGAGCGGCGGCGGCTCCTGTAGGCCGAACTCTTTATTTTCCCTGGGGCGAACACCATGTTTATCGACTTTTTCTATAAGCTCAAGGATATCGGCGTGCCGGTGACCCCCACCGCCTTTCTCACCCTTCATCGTGCCCTTGCCCTGAACCTGGTAAACTCCGTTGATGATTTTTACACCACCAGCCGCACCATACTGGTCAAAAGCGAGCGCTATTTTGACCTGTTTGACCAGCTGTTTGCCCACTATTTTCAGGGCGCGGACATGCCCGACCCGGACGACTGGGAGATCGACGAGATCATGCGGGCCATGCTGGACGAGTGGTTAAAAGACCCCAAAGAGCTGGCCGACATGCTGGGCATCACGCCGGAGGCCCTGGCCCAGATGACCCCGGACCAGGTGGTGGAATATTTTAAAGAGCGGCTAAAAGACCAGACCGAACGCCACGACGGCGGCAACCGCTGGATCGGCACCCGGGGCACCTCGCCGGTGGGCCACTCTGGCACCCACCCCGGCGGCATGCGGGTGGGCGGGGTCTCCCGCAACAAGTCCGCGGTCAAGGTGGCCATGGAAAGGCGCTACAAGGACTATTCCCGCTCCGGCCCCCTTACCCAGGCCCAGGTAGGCGAAGCCTTAAAGCGGCTTCGCAACATGGTGCCCTCCGGCCCCAAAGACCAGGTCAACATCGACAAAAGCATCTACCACACCGTTAAAAACGGCGGCGAGATCGAAATCATTTTTGACCGGAGCTTAAAAGACCGGCTCAAGGTGATTCT includes these proteins:
- a CDS encoding vWA domain-containing protein, which codes for MFIDFFYKLKDIGVPVTPTAFLTLHRALALNLVNSVDDFYTTSRTILVKSERYFDLFDQLFAHYFQGADMPDPDDWEIDEIMRAMLDEWLKDPKELADMLGITPEALAQMTPDQVVEYFKERLKDQTERHDGGNRWIGTRGTSPVGHSGTHPGGMRVGGVSRNKSAVKVAMERRYKDYSRSGPLTQAQVGEALKRLRNMVPSGPKDQVNIDKSIYHTVKNGGEIEIIFDRSLKDRLKVILAIDNGGWSMDPYVEVVQTLFDYAKAQFKEVKTFFFHNTVYDALWKDPTRYKEPQWVSELARRDPDTRVILVGDASMAPYELMAADGAIYLDRRGAYGLKKARRSSIDNLRFIADTFSHAIWLNPVPERMWDYTQTISMIRQVFPMFELSLDGLEQAVTHLMAQ